DNA from Elaeis guineensis isolate ETL-2024a chromosome 2, EG11, whole genome shotgun sequence:
TTATTTAGATTTAGATTCTTCCATTGATGTTCTAAATAGGGAGGTAGACCGTACTATGTTCATATTCAAGAACATTAGAAATCAAGAAGGCAACACTATGCACCTTTTTCTATTTTCATAATGTAGGCAAATATAAATCTTTGAACAATAAGAGTCTAAGTCATGTCATTTAGTGTTCCATGATTATCGTGGGTATTAATGTCATGAATAATATAAAAAGACTATTCACTCATCCCCTATGAATGGTACCATTTGTTAGCACTGTAACAAGAAGTACCTTCTTTTGTTAAATGGTTTAGCAAGGCCATTTGACCATTTACTTTTGGTTTGTTGACCATATAAAGAAACATTTCTTATAGATGGAGTGCAATGTTTTAAAAGAAAGTTGCCTGGGCATGCATGTTCATGTTCTTTGTCATATTTGTGGATGGAGATAGAGCTTGATTGGTGTGTTAGCATTAAGGCCCTTTTTGGATGTCAAATGGCTAATTGGCAGGTAAATACTTTTGACTCGAAGTAATCATCCTTTATTCAAGTACCCATGGGTTAATAATATCTCTTGTTTGGTAGATGATatggaaaaaagtaaaaaaagcaAGGGAGAAAAGATTGCTCTGGTGGTTAGATATAGAGAAACAgtttttatagatggagtgcaATGTTTTAAAAGGAAGTTGCCTGGGCACATATTTGAGGATGGAAGTAGAGCTTGATTTATGTGTTAGCACTAAGGCCCTTTTTGGATGTCAAATGGCTAATTGGCAGGTAAATACTTTTAACTTGAAGTACATCCTTTATTTGGTTACCCACGGGTTAATAATATCTCTTGTTTGGTTGACGATATGGGAAAAAGCAAAAAAGCAAGGAGGGAGAAGAGATAGTTCTGGTGGTTAGACATATTCCACCATCACCCATGAAATATACTTAACCAAGTTATGCGACTTTTTGGGGTGTGGACAAGATAAACTTAAAATACCACCTTTTTGCTTGTGTATGGCTGGTTAAGTGGATAACCATGACATAACCCCTCCATTACTAGCACCCAAACATGGCCTAAATGTTGCAATTTTTCCCCAGTTGACTTATATTTTATGTGATATGAATGTTTCATGTTTTTTGAGTCAACCATTTTCTAGATTTCTACTTACATTGGTTAGTTTTTTGAATTTACTATTTTATGGATGCCTTGATCTCTATTTTTTTGCATAGTGGCTAGATGCTAGACAATCCCCTAGCTGCCTGTCTACCATCTACAATCTTTCAAAACACCAAGTGGAAAAGGATTTTGCTAGTCACGTTCACTTGTGATAATGACCATGTCTCTTATAACTCTTATAATATGATCATCCAGGCATGTATGATTCATCTTATTAGTGCCAAATTTAACTATTAGACATTGAAAAATATCCCTTATGCAATctcttattcataaaaaaaaggcTTAATTATGCAAAAAAACCCGAACATATTGAGGgttttcaattttatcttgaGCTTTTATTTAGTGCAATTAAGTCATCCAACTTTCAAATTGGTTCAATTTGGGCACTAACCGTAATTTTCATTGGCCTGTCGTGACAGAGTTGTCGCGTGATGTCATGTGATCTGCTTATGTGGCCTCCTTTTTCATGTTTCAAAGCTCCATCACATGACAACTTCGTCATGGCAGACCCACGAATATTACAGCTAGGGTCTGAATTGAATTAATTTGAATGTTGGATGACCTAATTGCACTAAATAAAAGTTAGGATGACATTGAAGACCCCCAAAAACTTCAAGATTTTTTGCATAATTAAGCTTAAAAACAATTATCCCTTATCATGTCCAAATCCCAACCCTTAGCTAAGTATCAAGATCCTTAAATAATAAATGCTTCATCATGATGTGGGAGAAGGTGAATAATTTTGGAGAGTCAACTAGTTTTGCCATATAGCTATGAATTTTAAGTTTATTGTTAGATATTCTTAGCCTTGTAGTTTTGAACAGTATCAAAGGGCATATAAATGGGTGATGATTGTGGAGAAGCAAGGATTTAGAGCTGGTCAAGGAATTGCTTATCTTAATGAGAAGAAAGGCCATGTGTTTAAGGCACAATTTTGAGAAACATTTTATTGTTGCTGAAGGAATGCTACTATTGCTTCCTTATGTAGCGATGGCTGAAGTGACAATGGTTGTGGCCTTTGTTGCTAGTGTGCAGTGACCTTGGCTGAAGTCTTTTAATAATTGCTGCCTTGAAAGTTATTTATACTTACAAAATGGCCGGCTAGCTCAGTGCTGAAGTCTCTTGGTGCTTGTGCCGGGGACATAGGATTAGATCTTGGCTTTGTCAGCATTGCGGGAGTTTAGGGTCATTGGTTATGTAGCCTGATATTACAAACAAATCTTACCAACCAAGAGAGGCATTTGAACATTGTCAAGCAATTAAAGACAGGTAGATAAACTAATTGAAGTAGCTATCCTGCATAAAACTGTACTAACAATGAAACAGAGGAGCTAGTCTGTGATAATTTATTTCTTGATGATGCTATATCTTTTGTCATGTTGAAGCTTGTCATTATATGATTGGAAAAAATGTTCAATGGAACATGGAACTAAAAATGACTGTGCCTCTCCTTCCTATCCTGTAGGCTAGTAAAAAATTAGTCATCAGTTACAAATTATTAATTATCAAGCAGGTTATTGTCCATCTATTCCTCCAATTCTTCCTCTTATTCTTGTCACTAGTTGTTAAGTGCTGAAGGGTCTTTGAACACCAAGATAAGATTTAATTGATACCAGTTTATGTGCTATAGTATTGACAAAAATCATGGATTTTAAGTTAGGCAGTTATGATGTTTTCTTACATAAGATGGTGATAGAACTCAATCTCGACTACAGGTGACATAGATGTCAAGTGTCCTAAAGAATCCTACATGGGAATCTTCTAAAAGCTTTACATGTGGACTCATCTCTAtgttatatgtgtgtgtatgtattgtTTTATGCTGCTATGAATATAATGAGCAATAAGCTAGATTATTCTCCTTGAGTGCTTAAAGTTTAATAAAATGATTGTTGACTGTTATGTTAGTATTGATAACTTTCATATAAGTGTCAAAGCAGACTTGTAGTGATGATGACAAGATGGTTTGATGGTGTGACATGTCAAGAAGTGTTATAAAGTGTCCCAAGTATCCAAGTGCTTGACATGTTGAAAAGACCCAAGATTTTGAGTACCTACACAACCATTTTGAGTACCTCATCATGTGTTCAATTTGTTCATGAATGTATATGCTAATAATCTCTTGTTCTTTGTTGGCAAGATTTGGCAACTTCCAGTATGTGCTTTAGGGTCTCTCTTTTGTATTTTATTGTTTTTGGCTCTTCCACACTTGTGTGGGGGGTGAAAATGAGATGTGTTGGCTTtactccattttttttctttggaaaaaatagaaaaattgcaatgAAGTTAACATTATTATTGTGTGGCATACAATATATTGGGTGGTTTTGCTACTTTACTACATATTCTTATTTGATGTTTTTGTAGGGAATTGtttagaatcttttttttttaaaaaaaaaatattatttgttttCACGTCTTATTTATAAGGATGAGGCCAAAAGTGGTAGATGGACATAAATCATTGTCCACAAAAAAGGATAAGAGGGAAggagatgcaaagaaacaagaagcGAAAGTCAAGTTGGTTTAGCCATTCCTCTTCAATGTCATCTTCTTTTCCTTCACAATTTCTACTGAGTGGCCCCTAGCTTTTCTCTATTTTGTAGTTGTTTAGGGCTATGCGAGTCCTCTGTTTCCATCTTCCACTCTATATGGGCACTATCTTTATTCTAGGTTTTGCTAATCTTGCAACTTAGGTCTGCTTTGTGGGGCTTTCCCTTCTTGTTGGTCCTTGGAGATGGCTTTTTCCTTTGTTTTTCCCTTCTAGATCGTTGACCCTATGATCCATTCTTATATTCCTATTTGCTATACCTGTATTCCAGTTTACTAGAGGAGGGTGGTAGAGAGGTGCTATAGCAGGTAGAGATGGAAAATGAGAAAAGGTCAAGAGAGGGCAAGGGTTTATGCATTTTTTAGGGGATATTAGGAATAATGTGGTCTTTTTTTCTGACTACCTAGAGAGTTTGGTTCAATATTTTTCTCTGCATTTCCATGATTGTCACGATAAATCATAAGGCATGGAAACTGAGATTAAAAAGCATAAGCATGTGTTCATGGCTTCCGTTTGTTCTTGAATGGACAGCTTTgtgttcttattttctttttcttgtgaAGCAATTTATTGCTTTTGAGAAGACAGTTTTGCCTTGACCTGGCTTTTTTCTTATATTTGTGTTGTTTGGGCACTTTATATTTTCTTAACTTTTGTTTTGATAACTTCACTAAAATTTTTCTCAGCCTAATTAAATAATGGATTGGGTGATTGAGTTCTAGACTCACTTTGGACATAAAGGATCCAAAAACTATTAATTCATTATTAAAGGCAAAAGTCAAAGCTTGGTTTAACTTGAAATACTAGGTACATCATAAAATAAATTACTGATGCTAATGTATTTTGTTGTTTGTTCATTGGATTGGATTTTCGGTAGCTTTTTGTCATGGTCAAACTTTAATCTTGCAACTTTACAGGAGTGCATATTGATGTCAAGTTAAAAAGAAATTTGAAGGAACAATAATTTTTTTGACCTTACTAGTATTATCTTCAAGCAATAAAATGATATTTACCAAAATGAAATATTGCAGATCATATTTTCTTAATTTTATTGTTTAAATTCTGTTGTTGAATATTTGAATGTGAGATCAGCGGAATTTATATGCCCTTCTCGATCCAAAGCAATATAAGCTACTCATTCACCATCTGACTTAGATGCTTCAACCATTTGAATTGCCCAGACTAGATGGTAATGACCCATGGGTTACATAGGAGGATAAAAGAttattctttcctttctttttcctttttggttTGTGGTGGGGGATGGGGGGCAGGGGGATTAGGGATTCGAAAATAGAGCAGAAGTACCCATCCTATCGCCGTTGGTCTCACTTGCCCTGCTAGATCTAGTGGTCCTTGATGTCACAGGAAGATTCAGTGTTGATCTCCTCTCCGTTTCTTTCTCATCTAGTTGCTGTAATCCTTGGTGGATAACACAATGGAGGAAGAAGATATGTCATTGGAGATGGCAATCATCATTTCAGGCATCGGTCATGGGGAGTGGAAGTTGGTAGGAATAGATGTAtatattacacacacacacacacacacacacacacacacacacacacacatatatatatatatatatatatatatatatatagagagagagagagagagagagaggccagtAATGAATGAGTTGTGTGGTCGATGATCAGGTCTATGATGGGAGAAGCTCCCCCTCTTCTTTTGTTTGCAATATGATCGAACTAGGGCTAGATTTTGAAATCAATATATTTGAGGAGGGGGACCTCTTCCTATGAACTGAAGCATACTAGAATTGGCAAGTGTTTTGTgggaattttctttttctttttcttttctttttttttgttgttgttgtttgttGTGTTGGAGGGGGGGAGGCTCAGGATTTGGGGATTTTGTAGAGGAGTTTGGTTGCTGGTCCAACCTGCAATTGAACTACAATTGAATCGCTAACCCTTGACCCGTTGACAAAAACTCTGGGTTGATGGGTTTAGAACATTGTTTCGAACTTCTCGACCTTTTTTGGTGTTTTTCAGTACTTCTTTTACCAAacaaattgaaaatttgaaactTACCTAAACTGGAGCTCATTTGCATTgtcaaattcaaattaaaactGAGATTTCAACCTCACACCCAACACTATAGTTGCTATTTCACTATGTAAGGTTTTGGATGGTCTGTTAAATGTTGTTGATTCATTATTTCCAAGATTTTAAGTCTGTGAAGAAACCAATCTGCTCGCTGAAACATATTGATTTAGACCAATTTGATCCAGAATCTGTCACTGATTATAGGTTTTGGCTGGTTTCAATTAGTTTACTGAAACTGCTCAGTTTCCATTCAATTTCTGTGGCTCTGGCCAGATTTTCCCGGGGGGGTGTTCATTTCTTTATTTCTCTATGTATATTTTGCTAATTAGTGTACATTTCGGGTGTTTGTTCTTTTTCTCTTGAGCTATATGAACGAAATTCAATCTACATGGTGTCATTGTGTTTGTGAATGAATTATTTGTTCAAGCTTCCGGATCTTGTCAATTATTGATGAGGTAATTTAAGTATATCTAATAACTAAATGGATATATATCCTCCTATGTTCTAGAAAGATAAGAACTGATACTGATCAAGTTTTTAAGCCTTGATAAATCTTGAGTGATATGTTGTGATTTGGTGATGTTAATGAAATCTCATGTTACTTGATGTTCTTTAACAAGTGGCTATATATATAGACTGCGGTAAAAGTGTATAAAGACTGTGTTATTTTGAGGTAAAACAACTTTTCTTCTAGATGTTAAAGCTTTGCTTCACTTGTTTATTTTGTGTAACCATACCCTCTTATTATCTTTATAATAATTCTGATTTGTATGTTTAAAACGAGTAAAACTCTATCCAGTTTTTATCACCTCATCATCATTTTCCTTTATGCTTTTAAAATTTGACCACCTTTTTATGCATCACTTCAGTGGATTTAGGTTTTATTTTGTGATGATGATTATGGGATCTTTTGTTGCTCATAGGAACTAGGAGGAATCACTACTGCAATAGAAAGAGAGGTCTCAGTGCAAGATCTGATGAAGAAAGTGAATGATATGATGTGTCATATGGAATTTGCTATCCATTCATATATGATGCTTAGGCCAAGGTTTCTTCGTCCAAATGTACCAGCTGCTGCAGGTATCGGTTCAGCAAGTCAGACTGTGGGTGCAGCAGGAACTTCTGGCCAAACCAATCAACTGATGACCAGCTCCATATCACCaatttttgaattctacagtgGGATTCCAACGAGGCCTTCTAAGTTTGTGCACCACACCGCTGCTAGATTCGAGAAGTATATGACTGAGTGTTGCCAGCAGATTGAAGAACTAGAGCAGCTGGTCCTGATGGATACTGACAAAACCTCTTCAAACTctttagaagctcttccaaaagtTATGTCAAATATACATGATTACTTCATCCATGTTGCTGCTGAGGTAAAATGCTGTATGCTTGTCCTGTTATGCTTACCAGCACTCCAATAAAGGAGACATAAACTTATTATCCTAGATGCACATCAACTTCCACAAAAATCTCCTATATCATGcatatttctgactgatcatgtgtaTATTCGCTGCAATTTTGTGGTATCAATCGGAATCCCTTATTTTGGttttaattctctctctctctctcctctctctctcttgggaaATCCTATGTAACTTCTAAGTTGCATAAGGAGACTACCACTAGGTCAAGGCACTTGTATTATGGTTCCTGACAGTCTTACGATTCACTTTCATAAATTGTTCCATCAAATTTCTGTTTCTAGTACCTGGAGACTAGTTTGACTATAAATTTATCATGCTACAAATGCTTGTCTTATTTAGAATTCTTTAGAAAGAAAATGTAgctatttattatttttgttgttaCAGGTTGAGAACCTCCATCGGTATGTGGAGTCTATGAAGATGGCATATCTTGCAGACCGGCGGCGTTGGGGTGATGGTAATGATCCATTTCTCGAGGCCAGTGGAAGAGAAGCAGCTAAACGATAAGCTGCTGCTAGAAGAGTTCATCCAACATTGCATTTACCAGCTAATTCTGCACAACCAGCCACCCAAGCTGCTGACATCTTTGCCAGTTCAGCAGCTTCCATATCAAGTGCACCACTGCTGTCTTCAGGGAATACTGCTGCATCTTCCAGTggtggattttttatttttatacctACATCTGCttcatcttcttt
Protein-coding regions in this window:
- the LOC105034852 gene encoding LOW QUALITY PROTEIN: nuclear pore complex protein NUP58 (The sequence of the model RefSeq protein was modified relative to this genomic sequence to represent the inferred CDS: inserted 1 base in 1 codon; substituted 1 base at 1 genomic stop codon); the encoded protein is MAFSFPSPQLQQQLPSLFQTPQPQQQQQPSIFQTSQPQPQQQNVQFQQQXQQLMLLTEDGSPTSYNTRFVDLRRDSQKLLLRIEELILENRADSERLDQCIRLYDSSVSGDSFEFDASRILQELGGITTAIEREVSVQDLMKKVNDMMCHMEFAIHSYMMLRPRFLRPNVPAAAGIGSASQTVGAAGTSGQTNQLMTSSISPIFEFYSGIPTRPSKFVHHTAARFEKYMTECCQQIEELEQLVLMDTDKTSSNSLEALPKVMSNIHDYFIHVAAEVENLHRYVESMKMAYLADRRRWGDGNDPFLEASGREAAKRXAAARRVHPTLHLPANSAQPATQAADIFASSAASISSAPLLSSGNTAASSSGGFFIFIPTSASSSFLFSTPTASAQSSSLFGSAGFTPQLTPFGTPSTFLFGSTQAPLGFGTNTTLFSSTPVVGSSPLFAIPSFGTGATTGSGTSFGVASQKSSSPGSCSTWH